In Candidatus Bathyarchaeota archaeon, one DNA window encodes the following:
- a CDS encoding TlpA family protein disulfide reductase produces the protein MNVKKEKGIMKPKYYYIIIVIVLFIALMLFFFITSETGVEDQYAKDFTLKNIDGQSFNLSDYQGKVLVLDFMATWCKPCRIQMKELVEVWQEYEGEIVIISVAIDPTETDEELKAFFQEFEGATWILAKDAPELTQFHEVVVIPTLVIIDQNGNIVLKHPGVIDSSTLIEEIEKLI, from the coding sequence ATGAATGTTAAGAAAGAGAAGGGCATTATGAAGCCAAAGTATTATTACATAATCATAGTCATTGTGCTTTTCATCGCATTAATGTTGTTCTTCTTTATTACTAGTGAAACCGGAGTTGAAGACCAATATGCAAAAGATTTTACTTTAAAGAATATTGATGGTCAATCTTTCAATCTGAGCGATTATCAAGGTAAAGTTTTGGTTCTCGATTTCATGGCTACCTGGTGTAAACCTTGTCGAATTCAAATGAAAGAGTTAGTTGAAGTATGGCAAGAGTATGAAGGAGAGATAGTTATTATATCAGTGGCAATAGATCCAACAGAAACAGATGAGGAACTCAAGGCTTTCTTTCAAGAATTCGAGGGGGCAACTTGGATTTTAGCTAAGGATGCACCTGAACTTACTCAATTCCATGAAGTTGTTGTAATTCCAACTTTAGTGATTATTGATCAAAACGGAAATATTGTATTAAAACATCCTGGTGTGATAGATTCTTCAACATTGATTGAAGAAATTGAGAAGCTAATTTAA